A single window of Granulicella sibirica DNA harbors:
- a CDS encoding ABC transporter permease, whose translation MSTFLQHLRYAVRQLRLAPVFTATVILTLALGIGATTAIFTLVHAVMLRSLPVADPATLYRIGDSQECCVQGGPREDGRWGIFSYELVHRIKSATPEFEELAAFQAGQGQFSVRRGGTSEPAKPLHSEYVTGNYFSMFGIQAFAGRVFTPSDDRRNAPPTVVMSYRVWQQTYGADPRMVGSTLMLEGHPFTLIGIAPPGFFGDTLSSSPPSLWIPLEQEPLLAGESSFLEATIPNWLRIIGRIKPGASVEGMSARLTTVLQRWIPDSGIFALVPAAQMAEAQKMFSRQHVVVIPGGSGIGAMKEDYGKSLKILLFICALVLLIACANIANLLLARSTVRRHQTSLQLALGASRQRLIMAALTESVVLALAGGVAGVAVAYAGTRLVLWMAFRTAHFLPISAAPSLPVLGFAFGLSLFTGVLFGTAPAWLATHASPVEALRGANRSTRDSSALPQKALVVTQVVLSVVLLTGAGMLTHSLRNLEHRDFGLDMQDRVAVEINQPPATYSPPKLQALNAALQTRLQELPGVERAALAMYTPYTDNWGEGIVVEGKPPDALGTNNGASWDRVSAGYFEAVGQSILRGRGIGQEDTATTRPVAVINQAFAKRFFDKEDPIGHRFGMDIAEYAGSYEVVGIVHDANYSDLEGEPRPMFFLPLTQSIVYKEAMMQKIQTRSFFIGGAVLKTHTSLATLEPQVRKAIAEVDPDLTVTDVLPIQEQVAANFDQQRTVAQLAGMFSLLALVLAAIGLYGVTAYTVARRTGEIGVRMALGANRAKVLQLVLRGALTQTVVGLAIGIPIAIGGAKLTQLYKVNIWDPTSLTISVAMLLLSAFVAAAIPARRAASIDPMQALRTE comes from the coding sequence ATGAGCACCTTCCTGCAGCATCTGCGCTATGCCGTGCGCCAGTTGCGCCTGGCCCCCGTCTTCACCGCCACGGTCATCCTGACGCTTGCGCTTGGCATCGGTGCGACGACCGCGATCTTCACGCTGGTGCATGCCGTGATGCTGCGATCTCTCCCTGTGGCCGACCCGGCGACGCTCTACCGCATCGGTGATTCGCAGGAGTGCTGCGTGCAGGGTGGGCCGCGTGAGGACGGGCGCTGGGGCATCTTCTCCTACGAACTCGTCCATCGCATCAAGTCCGCAACTCCGGAGTTCGAAGAACTCGCTGCGTTCCAGGCGGGGCAGGGGCAGTTCAGCGTGCGCCGTGGCGGCACGTCCGAGCCTGCGAAGCCGCTGCACTCTGAATATGTAACAGGAAACTATTTTTCAATGTTCGGGATCCAGGCGTTTGCCGGACGGGTGTTCACTCCTTCGGATGACCGCCGCAACGCCCCGCCCACGGTCGTGATGAGCTATCGCGTCTGGCAGCAGACGTACGGGGCCGACCCACGCATGGTCGGTTCAACGCTGATGCTGGAGGGTCATCCTTTCACGCTTATCGGCATTGCGCCTCCGGGTTTCTTTGGTGACACGCTGAGCAGTTCGCCACCGTCGCTCTGGATTCCGCTTGAACAGGAGCCTCTGCTCGCAGGAGAGAGTTCCTTTCTCGAGGCCACGATTCCGAACTGGCTTCGCATCATCGGCCGCATCAAGCCTGGCGCTTCGGTCGAAGGTATGTCTGCGCGTCTGACCACCGTGCTCCAGCGTTGGATTCCCGATAGCGGCATCTTCGCTCTTGTTCCGGCGGCGCAGATGGCGGAAGCGCAGAAGATGTTTTCGAGGCAGCATGTAGTGGTCATTCCTGGTGGCAGTGGCATCGGTGCGATGAAGGAGGACTATGGCAAGAGCCTCAAGATCCTGCTCTTCATCTGCGCGCTTGTCCTTCTGATCGCGTGCGCGAACATCGCGAACCTGCTGTTGGCGCGGAGCACCGTGCGCCGTCACCAGACTTCGCTACAGCTTGCGCTCGGCGCGTCTCGGCAGAGGCTGATCATGGCGGCTCTGACGGAGAGCGTTGTGCTCGCACTTGCTGGCGGCGTGGCCGGCGTTGCAGTAGCGTATGCGGGGACACGTCTCGTGCTTTGGATGGCTTTCCGCACGGCGCACTTCCTTCCGATCAGCGCGGCTCCTTCGCTTCCGGTGCTTGGCTTTGCGTTTGGCCTGTCGCTGTTTACTGGCGTGCTCTTCGGCACGGCGCCGGCGTGGCTCGCGACGCATGCGAGCCCTGTCGAGGCACTTCGTGGAGCGAACCGGAGCACTCGCGATAGCTCGGCTCTGCCGCAGAAGGCACTTGTGGTGACGCAGGTGGTGTTGTCGGTCGTTCTGCTGACGGGAGCGGGCATGCTGACGCATAGCCTGCGGAACCTGGAACATCGCGATTTCGGTCTCGACATGCAGGATCGCGTTGCCGTTGAGATCAACCAGCCTCCGGCGACTTATTCGCCCCCTAAGCTGCAGGCGCTGAACGCCGCGCTCCAGACCCGGTTGCAGGAGTTACCTGGCGTCGAGCGCGCCGCGCTTGCAATGTATACGCCGTACACAGATAACTGGGGTGAGGGGATCGTTGTCGAAGGCAAACCGCCAGATGCCCTTGGGACGAACAATGGCGCGTCGTGGGATCGCGTGAGCGCGGGCTACTTCGAAGCGGTCGGCCAGTCCATCCTTCGCGGCCGCGGCATCGGCCAGGAAGATACCGCGACGACTCGGCCTGTCGCTGTCATCAATCAGGCCTTTGCGAAACGCTTCTTCGATAAGGAAGATCCGATCGGACATCGCTTCGGCATGGATATCGCGGAATATGCCGGTAGCTACGAGGTCGTGGGCATCGTGCATGACGCGAACTACAGCGATCTGGAGGGCGAACCGAGACCCATGTTCTTCCTGCCTCTAACGCAATCCATCGTCTACAAGGAAGCGATGATGCAGAAGATCCAGACTCGCTCGTTCTTCATCGGCGGGGCTGTCCTCAAGACGCATACGAGCCTTGCGACGCTTGAACCGCAGGTCCGCAAAGCCATCGCTGAAGTCGACCCGGACCTCACCGTTACGGACGTACTTCCGATCCAGGAGCAGGTCGCCGCCAACTTCGATCAGCAGCGTACGGTCGCGCAACTGGCAGGAATGTTTAGCTTGCTTGCGCTTGTGCTCGCTGCCATCGGTCTGTACGGCGTGACGGCCTATACGGTCGCGCGGAGGACGGGCGAGATCGGCGTTCGCATGGCGCTTGGAGCGAACCGTGCCAAGGTACTGCAACTCGTGCTCCGTGGTGCGCTGACGCAGACGGTCGTCGGCCTGGCCATCGGGATTCCGATTGCCATAGGCGGGGCCAAGCTGACCCAGCTGTACAAGGTCAACATCTGGGATCCGACCTCGCTGACGATCTCAGTCGCGATGCTCCTGCTGTCGGCATTCGTCGCTGCTGCAATTCCGGCGCGGCGTGCGGCTTCGATCGATCCGATGCAGGCGCTTCGTACGGAATAG
- a CDS encoding CRTAC1 family protein, producing MRQGSCRWITFVAALLSMSLGVQGQQTAPPNSTPGLFVDTAAKLGITFKGFAQHTPTKYLLETMGSGVATFDYDNDGLLDIFLVNGATVSDPAPKGTVPKKTGPAEWNRLYHQRKDGTFEDVTEKAGLQGIGYGMGVAVGDFDNDGFEDLYVTEYGGNHLYRNNGNGTFTDVTEASGTRGDNTPGNTWSTSAAWVDLDNDGLLDLVVLRYVKWDWEDVWCGEHREGFRAFCHPDIFPAIAPLVYHNDGHGHFTDVAAKTGISLPGKGLGIALGDFDRDGRIDVAIANDSMPEFLYRNTGNGHFEEAGMLAEIAVDGDGRTYAGMGIDFADYNNDGLPDLVITNLANQKYALYRNNGDGSFSYDTYVSGIARMTLLHSGWGIHFLDYNNDGLKDLLVAQGHDLDTIELNYPQLHYKEPMLLARNTGNGFVDVSKSSGAVFAEPWVGRGMAVGDLDNDGRLDAVVSTNGGATHILHNETPTTNHWLTLNLVGHTSNRDAIGAEVQVTTSTGVQTVTVSTAGSYLSSNDKRAHFGLGSDAVARLVKIRWPSGIMQTLEQVTANQVLKVDEPSPTKK from the coding sequence GTGAGACAAGGTTCTTGCCGATGGATCACCTTCGTCGCCGCGCTGCTCTCGATGTCCCTCGGAGTGCAAGGACAGCAGACGGCCCCGCCTAACTCGACTCCGGGTCTTTTCGTCGATACCGCCGCCAAACTCGGCATCACGTTCAAAGGTTTCGCGCAGCATACGCCGACCAAGTATCTCCTTGAGACCATGGGCTCTGGAGTCGCGACGTTCGATTACGACAACGACGGCCTGCTCGACATCTTCCTTGTCAACGGAGCGACCGTCTCCGACCCCGCGCCAAAGGGAACCGTCCCGAAGAAGACAGGCCCGGCCGAGTGGAACCGTCTCTATCACCAACGCAAGGACGGCACCTTTGAAGATGTGACCGAGAAGGCCGGCCTCCAGGGCATCGGCTACGGCATGGGCGTTGCCGTCGGCGACTTCGATAACGACGGCTTCGAAGACCTCTATGTCACCGAGTACGGCGGCAACCACCTCTACCGCAATAACGGCAACGGGACCTTTACCGACGTCACCGAAGCCTCGGGCACACGCGGCGACAACACTCCCGGAAACACATGGTCGACTTCGGCGGCGTGGGTAGATCTCGACAACGATGGGCTCCTCGATCTTGTCGTCCTCCGCTACGTGAAGTGGGACTGGGAAGACGTCTGGTGCGGCGAGCATCGCGAAGGCTTCCGAGCCTTCTGCCATCCGGATATCTTCCCCGCCATCGCGCCACTCGTCTATCACAATGACGGGCACGGCCACTTTACTGACGTTGCCGCGAAGACGGGCATCAGTCTTCCGGGCAAAGGCCTCGGTATCGCACTCGGCGACTTCGACCGTGATGGCCGCATCGATGTCGCCATCGCGAACGACTCCATGCCGGAGTTCCTTTATCGCAACACGGGCAATGGTCACTTCGAAGAGGCCGGCATGCTCGCCGAGATCGCCGTCGACGGCGACGGCCGCACCTACGCCGGCATGGGCATCGACTTCGCCGACTACAACAACGACGGCCTCCCCGACCTCGTCATAACCAACCTCGCGAACCAGAAGTACGCTCTCTACCGCAACAATGGCGACGGCTCTTTCTCCTACGACACCTACGTCTCGGGCATCGCACGCATGACTCTTCTGCATTCGGGCTGGGGTATTCACTTTCTCGACTACAACAACGACGGTTTGAAGGATCTGCTTGTCGCGCAGGGTCACGACCTCGATACCATCGAACTCAACTATCCGCAACTTCACTACAAGGAGCCCATGCTTCTCGCACGCAACACGGGCAACGGTTTCGTTGATGTCTCGAAATCCTCAGGTGCCGTCTTCGCCGAGCCATGGGTGGGACGCGGCATGGCCGTGGGCGACCTCGATAACGATGGACGTCTCGATGCTGTCGTCTCGACGAACGGCGGGGCGACTCACATTCTGCACAATGAGACGCCGACCACAAACCACTGGCTCACACTGAACCTCGTAGGCCACACTTCGAATCGCGATGCGATCGGCGCGGAGGTCCAGGTGACGACATCAACCGGCGTTCAAACCGTGACGGTCTCGACGGCCGGAAGCTACCTCTCGTCGAACGACAAGCGCGCCCACTTCGGCCTGGGCTCTGATGCTGTCGCCAGACTCGTCAAGATCCGCTGGCCGAGCGGCATCATGCAGACACTGGAGCAGGTCACCGCCAACCAGGTCCTCAAGGTCGACGAACCCTCGCCAACAAAGAAATAG
- a CDS encoding cellulase family glycosylhydrolase produces the protein MNPSRLLVIALMSVVTGLASQAQSERWTESKANDWYAKQPWLVGANFVPSNAINELVMFQAATFDPAINDHELGLAESIGMNTVRVFLQDQLWEQDSKGFQQRLDTFLSIAAKHHIRPLLVLFDSCWETDPHLGPQHPPIPGVHNSGWVQSPGKERLLSKADEPKLKAYVVGVVGAFANDNRILGWDVWNEPDNQGGDKSEDVTAKVKRVNELLPQAFAWARSAKPSQPLTSGVWVGNWSDPAKESETTKIQLAESDIISFHNYGWPEEFEARIKELQPLHRPIICTEYMARGAGSTFDGSLPIAKRYNVGAINWGLVAGKTQTYLPWDSWQRPYVTAQPTVWFHEVFRQDGTPYRQHEVDLVRELTGRGTMAGSAPSSQPGASQ, from the coding sequence ATGAACCCCTCGCGCCTCCTGGTCATTGCTCTTATGTCCGTTGTTACTGGCCTTGCATCTCAGGCACAATCCGAACGGTGGACCGAATCAAAGGCCAACGATTGGTACGCGAAGCAGCCTTGGCTAGTAGGCGCTAACTTCGTTCCGTCGAATGCGATCAACGAACTCGTCATGTTTCAGGCCGCCACCTTCGATCCTGCGATCAACGATCATGAGCTTGGCCTCGCCGAATCCATCGGCATGAACACCGTCCGCGTGTTCCTGCAGGATCAGCTCTGGGAGCAGGACTCGAAGGGCTTCCAGCAGCGTCTCGACACGTTCCTCTCCATCGCCGCGAAGCATCACATCCGACCCCTGCTCGTCCTCTTCGACTCTTGCTGGGAGACCGATCCGCATCTTGGCCCGCAACATCCGCCGATCCCGGGCGTGCATAACTCTGGCTGGGTTCAGAGCCCAGGCAAGGAACGCCTCCTCAGTAAGGCCGATGAGCCAAAGCTGAAGGCTTATGTCGTAGGAGTCGTCGGAGCGTTCGCCAATGACAACCGCATACTTGGGTGGGACGTGTGGAACGAGCCCGACAACCAAGGCGGCGACAAATCCGAAGACGTCACAGCGAAGGTGAAGCGCGTCAATGAGCTCCTGCCCCAGGCTTTTGCGTGGGCACGCTCAGCAAAACCGTCGCAGCCGCTCACCAGCGGGGTATGGGTTGGTAATTGGTCGGATCCAGCCAAGGAGAGCGAGACGACTAAGATCCAGCTCGCCGAATCGGACATCATCTCCTTCCATAACTACGGCTGGCCCGAGGAATTCGAGGCTCGCATCAAGGAGCTTCAGCCTTTACACCGTCCTATTATCTGCACCGAATACATGGCTCGCGGAGCGGGTTCGACCTTTGACGGCAGCCTGCCCATCGCCAAACGGTATAACGTTGGCGCGATTAATTGGGGCCTGGTTGCCGGCAAGACGCAGACCTATCTCCCGTGGGACTCGTGGCAGCGGCCCTACGTGACAGCGCAGCCAACCGTCTGGTTCCACGAGGTCTTCCGGCAGGACGGCACGCCCTATCGCCAGCATGAGGTGGATCTCGTTCGTGAACTCACGGGACGCGGCACTATGGCCGGCAGCGCACCGTCTTCACAACCTGGAGCTTCGCAGTGA
- a CDS encoding family 43 glycosylhydrolase → MKLEALVLLFLLVVFSVSSSGSAQRTLDGGTFTNPLLPVGPDPWVVTHDGFYYYMNTMGSNLTIWKTKDLGDLAHAEKKKVWTPPAGDAYNHDIWAPELHRWNDKWYIYYAADMGKNESHRIFVLENASADPLEGTWTARGKVGDATDKWAIDASVFDVNGTQYLLWSGWEGDQDGEQRIYLARLKNPWTVDSQRMVVSFPKYPWEHVGDLLDRPDTPHVNVNEGPEALVHDGKVFVVYSGSACWTDYYELGVVEADVDSDLLKPESWKKFDHPFFKQDAEANVFGPGHNGFFKSLDGKEDWIIFHANPGKNEGCGNMRSPRMQRFTWNADGTPDFGKPVAAGVPLKKPSH, encoded by the coding sequence ATGAAACTCGAAGCACTCGTCCTCCTGTTCCTACTTGTGGTGTTCTCAGTGTCTTCTTCTGGATCCGCCCAAAGAACTTTGGACGGAGGCACATTCACCAATCCTCTGCTTCCGGTCGGGCCCGATCCATGGGTGGTTACGCATGACGGGTTTTACTACTACATGAACACCATGGGAAGTAATCTGACGATCTGGAAGACGAAGGATCTTGGCGATCTTGCGCATGCCGAGAAGAAGAAGGTGTGGACGCCTCCTGCAGGCGATGCCTACAACCACGACATCTGGGCTCCGGAGCTTCATCGCTGGAACGATAAGTGGTACATCTATTACGCCGCGGATATGGGGAAGAACGAGTCACATCGGATCTTTGTGTTGGAGAACGCGTCGGCTGATCCGCTCGAGGGAACATGGACGGCAAGAGGCAAGGTTGGTGATGCGACCGATAAGTGGGCCATTGATGCGTCCGTCTTCGATGTGAATGGCACGCAGTATCTGTTGTGGTCGGGATGGGAGGGTGATCAGGATGGCGAGCAGAGGATCTATCTTGCGCGCCTGAAGAATCCGTGGACGGTTGACTCGCAGAGGATGGTGGTGTCGTTTCCGAAGTACCCGTGGGAACATGTGGGAGACCTTCTGGATCGTCCGGATACGCCGCACGTGAACGTCAATGAAGGGCCCGAGGCGCTTGTCCATGATGGCAAGGTGTTCGTGGTATATTCGGGATCGGCTTGCTGGACGGACTACTACGAGTTAGGCGTGGTCGAGGCGGATGTGGATTCGGATCTGCTGAAGCCTGAGTCGTGGAAGAAGTTCGATCATCCGTTCTTCAAACAGGATGCCGAGGCGAATGTCTTCGGGCCTGGGCACAATGGCTTCTTCAAGTCGCTCGATGGCAAGGAAGACTGGATCATCTTTCACGCGAACCCCGGCAAGAACGAAGGATGCGGCAACATGCGATCACCGCGCATGCAACGCTTCACGTGGAACGCGGATGGTACACCGGACTTCGGCAAGCCGGTCGCGGCGGGGGTTCCGCTGAAGAAGCCGTCGCATTGA
- a CDS encoding S53 family serine peptidase, with the protein MQIPRSQKLLSGAVSLAFAVSAATATAQQIHPLSTHVPQIIRNGQASLVGSADSTRHLQLALSLPLRNEAQLDALLKQIYDPTSPNYHHYLTSAQFTASYAPTQQDYDTVVRWAQAKGLKVTRTTDNRRVVDVDGSIDTIDRAFNVLLNTYQDSTTQRTFHAPDREPTLDLSVPLLGISGMDDATPPRPHYRKGNAPTTNASSTISAEAIAHITGSGPGNTYKPSDMRAAYYGSGPLTGAGQTVAIFSYDGYITSDLSLYYSTVGMTSSVPVNNVLVAGYNGACFGFNANGTVNNNTCDDGEQILDIVNVIGMAPGLSQVLFYEGNSSTDVLNQMATDNVAKVISSSWGGGDFGTVSDPIFKQFQAQGQSYLNATGDSGQFNSSTYDPPSVDANITQVGGTDLVTNGAGGSWQSETGWADSGGGYVSGTAIPTYQQLAGVINSSNKGSTTLRNAPDVAAEANFDNTTVIDGSFESGYGGTSYATPRWAGLIALANQQAVANGKSTLGFLNPSIYNIGVGSSFAADFHDIVSGNNKPSAGSGSGFNAVAGYDLVTGWGSPNGPALIATLAGGATTTPDFTLSASPASLSIVAGANGTSTISVAGLNSFAGTVAVSASGLPTGVTASFSPASTTSTSVLTLTVATTAVAGSATITITGTSGSLTHTTTIALTITAATGGATQIISNPGFENGATTTPWVLTSGVICSTSSCSGQTPHTGSWYAWLDGYGSTHTDTANQQIVIPAGKTTATLSFFLHIDTAETSKTAANDTLSVQVLNTSGTVLGTLATYSNLNAATGYQQRTFNLAAYIGKTIVLKFTGKENSSKETSFVLDDITLSVQ; encoded by the coding sequence ATGCAGATACCTCGTTCCCAAAAGCTTCTTTCCGGCGCTGTCTCCCTCGCCTTCGCCGTCTCTGCGGCCACCGCGACCGCCCAGCAGATCCATCCCCTCTCCACGCACGTTCCCCAGATCATCCGGAACGGCCAAGCCAGCCTCGTCGGCTCGGCCGACAGCACGCGCCACCTACAGCTTGCCCTCAGCCTTCCCCTGCGGAACGAGGCCCAGCTCGATGCCCTGCTCAAGCAGATCTACGATCCAACCAGCCCGAACTACCACCACTACCTCACTTCCGCCCAGTTCACCGCGAGCTACGCTCCCACCCAGCAGGACTACGACACCGTCGTACGCTGGGCGCAGGCCAAGGGCCTCAAGGTGACTCGCACGACCGATAACCGGCGCGTCGTCGACGTCGACGGCTCCATCGACACCATCGATCGCGCCTTTAACGTCCTGCTGAATACGTACCAAGACAGCACGACGCAGCGAACCTTCCACGCTCCGGATCGTGAGCCGACGCTCGACCTCTCCGTGCCACTCCTCGGTATATCAGGCATGGATGACGCCACCCCGCCGCGGCCCCACTACCGCAAGGGCAACGCACCAACGACGAACGCCTCCAGCACCATCTCGGCCGAAGCCATCGCACACATCACCGGATCCGGTCCCGGCAACACATACAAACCGAGCGACATGCGCGCTGCATACTACGGCTCCGGACCGCTCACGGGCGCCGGCCAGACGGTCGCAATCTTCTCCTACGACGGCTACATCACGAGCGATCTCTCCCTCTACTACTCGACCGTCGGCATGACCTCGTCGGTTCCCGTCAACAACGTCCTCGTGGCCGGCTACAACGGTGCCTGCTTTGGCTTCAACGCCAACGGCACGGTCAACAACAACACCTGCGACGACGGCGAACAGATCCTCGACATCGTCAACGTCATCGGCATGGCTCCCGGCCTGAGCCAGGTGCTCTTCTATGAGGGCAACAGCTCCACCGACGTGCTCAACCAGATGGCGACCGACAACGTCGCCAAAGTCATTAGCAGTTCGTGGGGAGGTGGAGACTTCGGCACCGTGTCCGACCCCATCTTCAAGCAGTTTCAGGCGCAGGGGCAGAGCTACCTGAACGCCACCGGCGACTCCGGCCAGTTCAACTCTTCCACCTACGACCCGCCATCGGTCGACGCGAACATTACCCAGGTGGGCGGAACCGACCTCGTCACCAACGGCGCAGGCGGTTCGTGGCAGTCTGAAACCGGCTGGGCGGATAGTGGCGGCGGCTACGTCAGCGGCACCGCAATCCCGACCTATCAGCAGCTTGCGGGCGTGATCAACTCTTCCAACAAGGGTTCGACGACCCTGCGCAATGCCCCCGATGTCGCCGCCGAAGCCAACTTCGACAACACCACCGTCATCGACGGTTCGTTCGAGTCCGGCTACGGCGGAACCAGCTACGCGACACCGCGCTGGGCTGGCCTGATCGCCCTCGCCAACCAGCAGGCGGTTGCCAACGGTAAGAGCACTCTCGGCTTCCTCAATCCAAGCATCTATAACATCGGCGTCGGCTCGAGCTTCGCGGCTGACTTCCATGACATCGTCAGCGGCAACAACAAGCCCTCAGCCGGATCAGGGAGCGGCTTCAACGCCGTAGCAGGATACGACCTCGTCACCGGCTGGGGCAGCCCGAATGGCCCTGCGCTCATCGCTACACTCGCCGGTGGCGCCACCACCACACCTGACTTCACCCTCTCCGCCTCACCCGCGAGCCTGAGCATTGTCGCCGGGGCGAACGGCACGAGCACCATCAGCGTTGCTGGTCTCAACTCCTTCGCCGGAACGGTCGCCGTCAGCGCGAGCGGTCTGCCCACCGGCGTCACCGCTTCGTTCAGCCCGGCGAGCACCACCAGCACAAGCGTCCTGACCCTCACCGTCGCAACCACCGCGGTAGCTGGTTCGGCCACCATCACCATCACCGGAACCTCCGGATCGCTGACGCACACGACGACTATCGCCCTCACCATCACGGCGGCGACGGGCGGAGCGACCCAGATCATCAGCAATCCGGGCTTCGAGAACGGAGCAACCACGACACCATGGGTTCTTACCTCGGGAGTCATCTGCAGCACAAGCTCCTGCTCCGGCCAGACCCCTCATACCGGCTCCTGGTACGCGTGGCTTGATGGCTACGGAAGCACGCACACCGATACGGCAAACCAGCAGATTGTGATCCCCGCCGGCAAAACGACGGCGACGCTCAGCTTCTTCCTGCATATCGATACGGCTGAAACGAGCAAGACAGCCGCGAACGATACACTCTCCGTCCAGGTCCTCAACACGTCGGGCACGGTCCTCGGAACGCTCGCCACCTACTCCAACCTGAATGCCGCAACGGGCTACCAGCAGCGCACCTTCAATCTGGCTGCCTACATCGGCAAGACGATCGTGCTGAAGTTCACCGGTAAGGAGAACTCCTCCAAGGAGACCTCTTTCGTGCTGGATGACATCACGTTGAGCGTGCAGTAG